The following are encoded in a window of Phragmites australis chromosome 22, lpPhrAust1.1, whole genome shotgun sequence genomic DNA:
- the LOC133904815 gene encoding lysine-specific demethylase REF6-like, translating to MSRPAVDPPEWLRTLPVAPEYRPTAAEFADPIGYILKIEPEASRYGICKIVPPLPSPPFEATLERLRASFAANAVAAGDATRGPTFPTRLQQVGLSTKNRRAANRRVWESGESYTLEAFRAKARDFELPRHAAPPNSATPLQLEALFWGACAAKPFNVEYGNDMPGSGFAAPEELEMEPRAGGNAALAARDVGETEWNMRLAPRAQGSLLRAMGRDVAGVTTPMLYVAMLYSWFAWHVEDHELHSLNYLHFGKAKTWYGVPRDAILAFEDAVRVHGYADDLNAIMAFQTLNEKTTVLSPEVLLSAGVPCCRLVQNPGEFIITFPGAYHSGFSHGFNCGEATNIATPRWLQVAKEAAIRRASTNCGPMVSHYQLLYELALSLCSREPKNFHSVPRSSRLRDKKKNEGEIMVKETFVGSVIENNNFLSILLGQSSCIIIPEIAFPLPSFPTMMAPEVTVKQGLIHGPCGISHQKAEDMLVDGDTIDKIKGVEDMSESQSTSATTSSSCNRRKLYETKFGKVNSAAFCLATSEIQNGVIEKGRSHQGGGLLDQGRLPCVQCGILSFACVAIIQPKEAAVQFVISRGSISSSAKHGEIMKSDDISNWIAENREIVPPQGHASGTDDNIICSISSAQVPDWYRQLYSSSTHGCTSALGLLASAYDSSESDEEAPDNISNDSENNDAAKGVANIESSETSVQLQKTNLHLYEVECGAKTTASLMKPVENKSMTLTQASRETYISHLAGLGEPLTSYEEWSAYLDLDDDLTASGVKASSDTSLRTAKGSMGQDALAMLKYNKDSCRMHVFCLEHALETWTQLQQIGGANIMLLCHPEYPRAESAAKVITEELGMNHAWKDITFKEATDEDIGRIQLALHDEDAEPTSSDWAVKMGINIYYSAKQSKSPLYSKQVPYNSIIYKAFGLENPDSWTDDEGQRSGTRKKKVAGWWCGKVWMSNQVHPLLALGHEEQNHDMVYSKTMFCTNSYDKIQEPSTRSATLINQSLSKRTSGRKEGDSVEKSRAKKKRCTASDEATFHCSGIGMISEATHDQPRNFDDHVKHEDGDESEEASNTQQHQQHEFQSMNIKTSSKWRKDDKRNNKFHELQDEKDDIDCRLDIDSIENTTIGDWDNSTQQGLGVVKVKSGVKLQGSNRKPSKCKANDDLLIVDKKLQKMGKKASTTKQKNDKTNRQFRENHSEDNNVVLHEDNGYEATQDNWDKIPKEKTDDVKAKYRGKMQSVKRKNSKEGCDRGDEATIDNWDEIPKEKTDDIKVKSDGKMRSVKKKASKRQSNDGLRNGDKGVKFSCDIEGCDMSFSTQQDLLLHKRDICPVKGCKKKFFCHKYLLQHRKVHLDERPLMCTWAGCKKTFKWPWARTEHMRVHTGVRPYACTEPGCTQTFRFVSDFSRHKRKTGHSCDKKRKKST from the exons ATGTCACGGCCGGCGGTGGACCCGCCGGAGTGGCTGCGCACCCTTCCCGTGGCGCCGGAGTACCGCCCCACCGCTGCCGAGTTCGCCGACCCCATCGGCTACATCCTCAAGATCGAGCCCGAGGCCTCCCGCTACGGCATCTGCAAGATCGTGCCCCCGCTCCCGTCGCCGCCGTTCGAGGCCACGCTCGAGCGCCTCAGGGCCTCCTTCGCTGCCAATGCGGTTGCCGCCGGCGACGCGACCCGGGGCCCCACCTTCCCGACGCGGCTTCAGCAGGTGGGCCTCTCCACCAAGAACCGCCGCGCCGCGAACCGCCGCGTCTGGGAGAGCGGCGAGAGCTACACCCTCGAGGCCTTCCGCGCCAAGGCGCGCGACTTCGAGCTCCCGAGGCACGCGGCGCCGCCCAATAGCGCGACGCCGCTGCAGCTGGAGGCGCTCTTCTGGGGCGCCTGCGCCGCGAAGCCGTTCAACGTCGAGTACGGCAACGACATGCCGGGCTCCGGCTTCGCCGCGCCGGAGGAGCTTGAGATGGAGCCGCGCGCCGGCGGTAATGCGGCCTTGGCGGCGAGGGACGTCGGGGAGACGGAGTGGAACATGCGGCTGGCGCCGCGCGCGCAGGGCTCGCTGCTGCGGGCGATGGGCCGGGACGTGGCCGGCGTTACGACGCCGATGCTGTACGTGGCGATGCTCTATAGCTGGTTCGCGTGGCACGTGGAGGACCACGAACTGCACAGCCTCAACTACCTCCACTTCGGCAAGGCCAAAACCTGGTACGGCGTGCCCCGCGATGCCATACTCGCCTTCGAGGACGCCGTCCGTGTGCACGGCTATGCCGACGATCTCAACGCGATCA TGGCTTTTCAAACACTAAATGAGAAGACAACTGTCTTGTCTCCTGAAGTGCTTCTTTCTGCTGGAGTTCCTTGCTGCAG ATTGGTTCAAAACCCTGGAGAATTTATTATCACGTTCCCTGGAGCTTATCATTCTGGTTTTAGCCATG GATTTAATTGTGGAGAAGCAACAAATATTGCAACACCTCGCTGGTTGCAAGTGGCTAAAGAAGCTGCAATCAGGAGGGCTTCCACAAATTGTGGTCCGATGGTGTCTCATTATCAGCTGCTTTATGAGCTAGCACTGTCATTATGTTCTAG GGAACCTAAGAATTTCCATAGTGTACCAAGAAGCTCTCGTCTAAGGgacaagaagaaaaatgaagGTGAAATAATGGTTAAAGAAACATTTGTTGGAAGTGTGATTGAAAACAACAATTTTCTTAGCATCCTTCTTGGTCAAAGTTCTTGTATAATTATCCCAGAGATCGCATTTCCCCTTCCGTCCTTTCCAACGATGATGGCACCTGAAGTCACAGTTAAACAAGGCTTGATTCATGGTCCCTGTGGTATTAGCCATCAAAAAGCAGAAGATATGCTTGTTGATGGTGATACGATAGACAAAATCAAAGGGGTTGAGGACATGAGTGAGTCTCAATCAACTAGTGCAACCACTTCCTCTTCATGTAACAGAAGGAAGCTCTACGAAACAAAATTTGGAAAAGTTAATAGTGCTGCTTTCTGCTTAGCAACTTCAGAGATTCAGAATGGAGTAATTGAAAAAGGTAGATCACATCAAGGAGGCGGGCTCTTAGACCAAGGGCGGCTGCCATGTGTTCAGTGTGGCATATTAAGCTTTGCTTGTGTAGCCATCATTCAACCTAAAGAAGCAGCAGTCCAGTTTGTCATTTCTAGGGGGTCTATCTCATCAAGTGCGAAACATGGAGAAATTATGAAATCAGATGATATCTCAAACTGGATAGCAGAAAATCGTGAGATAGTTCCTCCACAAG GACATGCTTCTGGAACAGATGATAATATAATATGTAGCATAAGTTCAGCCCAAGTGCCTGATTGGTATAGACAGCTATACAGCAGCAGCACCCATGGATGCACATCAGCTCTtgggcttctggcttctgcttaTGATTCATCAGAATCTGATGAGGAAGCACCTGACAATATATCAAACGACAGTGAAAACAATGATGCAGCAAAAGGAGTTGCAAATATTGAGTCCTCGGAAACATCAGTTCAGCTTCAGAAGACAAATTTGCACTTGTATGAAGTGGAATGTGGAGCCAAAACGACAGCATCTCTGATGAAACCAGTAGAGAATAAGAGTATGACACTGACTCAGGCGAGTAGGGAAACATATATCAGCCATCTTGCAGGGCTGGGAGAGCCACTTACTTCCTACGAGGAGTGGTCTGCGTATCTGGATTTGGATGATGATCTGACTGCATCAGGCGTAAAAGCCTCTTCAGATACAAGTTTGAGAACAGCTAAAGGCTCAATGGGACAAGATGCGCTGGCCATGCTCAAGTACAACAAAGATTCCTGCAGAATGCATGTATTTTGTCTAGAACATGCTTTGGAGACATGGACACAACTTCAACAAATTGGTGGTGCTAATATCATGCTTTTGTGCCATCCAG AATACCCTAGAGCAGAGTCGGCAGCAAAAGTCATAACAGAAGAACTTGGTATGAATCATGCTTGGAAAGATATCACTTTCAAAGAAGCAACAGATGAAGACATTGGAAGGATTCAGTTGGCTCTGCATGACGAAGATGCTGAACCCACAAGCAGTGACTGGGCAGTAAAAATGGGTATCAACATATATTACAGTGCCAAACAGAGCAAATCTCCACTTTACAGCAAGCAGGTACCATACAATTCCATTATTTACAAGGCATTTGGCCTAGAAAATCCAGACAGCTGGACAGATGATGAAGGACAACGATCAggcacaagaaagaaaaaggtgGCTGGATGGTGGTGTGGAAAAGTTTGGATGTCAAACCAAGTTCATCCACTTTTAGCCCTTGGGCATGAAGAACAGAACCATGACATGGTTTACAGCAAAACAATGTTCTGTACTAATTCCTATGACAAAATACAAGAACCATCGACAAGATCTGCTACCTTGATCAACCAAAGCTTATCAAAAAGAACGTCTGGAAGAAAAGAGGGGGACTCTGTTGAGAAATCTAGAGCCAAAAAGAAGAGATGCACTGCTTCTGATGAAGCCACTTTTCACTGCAGTGGCATTGGGATGATATCTGAAGCCACCCATGACCAGCCTAGAAATTTCGATGATCATGTCAAACACGAAGATGGAGATGAAAGTGAGGAAGCATCGAACACTcagcaacatcaacaacatgaatTTCAAAGTATGAACATAAAAACAAGTTCTAAGTGGCGAAAGGATGATAAAAGAAACAACAAATTTCATGAGCTACAGGATGAAAAGGATGACATTGACTGCAGGCTTGACATAGATAGCATAGAAAACACCACAATAGGTGACTGGGATAACAGTACACAACAAGGACTTGGCGTTGTAAAAGTGAAATCTGGTGTTAAATTGCAAGGTAGTAATAGAAAACCCAGCAAATGCAAGGCAAATGATGATTTGTTGATTGTAGACAAGAAACTGCAAAAGATGGGCAAGAAAGCAAGTACTACGAAGCAAAAGAATGATAAGACAAATAGGCAGTTTCGAGAAAATCACAGTGAAGATAATAATGTGGTGCTTCATGAAGATAATGGATATGAAGCCACACAAGACAACTGGGATAaaattccaaaagaaaaaacCGATGATGTGAAAGCAAAATATAGAGGCAAAATGCAAAGTGTTAAGAGAAAAAACAGCAAAGAAGGGTGCGATAGAGGAGATGAAGCCACAATAGACAACTGGGATGaaattccaaaagaaaaaactgATGATATCAAAGTGAAATCTGACGGCAAGATGCGAAGTGTTAAGAAAAAAGCCAGCAAACGTCAGTCAAATGATGGTTTGCGCAATGGAGATAAAGGAGTAAAATTTTCTTGTGATATAGAAGGGTGCGACATGAGCTTCAGCACCCAGCAGGACTTATTGTTGCACAAGCGAGACATTTGTCCTGTAAAAGGATGCAAGAAGAAGTTCTTCTGCCATAAATACTTGCTTCAGCACCGCAAAGTGCATTTGGATGAAAGGCCACTGATGTGTACATGGGCAGGCTGCAAGAAGACATTCAAGTGGCCATGGGCGAGGACAGAGCACATGAGGGTGCATACGGGGGTGCGACCGTACGCATGCACAGAACCTGGCTGCACCCAGACATTCCGGTTTGTGTCGGACTTCAGCCGTCACAAGAGAAAGACTGGCCATTCCTGTGataagaaaaggaagaagagtaCATAA